The genomic DNA TTAAAACTTCACCTCTCGTAAGTGTGAGCTTGGGTTACTCACGTGATAAAGGAATTATAATGACTTCTCGATAATTTTAATTACATATGTGCAAAGGCAAGCGAAGCAAATTAACAAGTTCTAATAATCTTGATTAAAATGCACGGGCAAGCTTCGCCGTTGGGCTCCTTAAAGAGACCCACTGTCACTTCCACTAGTGCTTTTAACTTGTAATTGTTTTATTTCAAGGTGCCATCTCTTCTTGCACTACGTACCACTGCAATTAGTGACTTGTTATCATTCATGCATGTCTTGACTAGTAGGATGGCAAATCTCTCAGTAATGAGGGGCGTATGGTGTGTTAgtttctttgtttgttgttttccttttgttttgggTGATATATTATATCAGCAGTGTGgttatttagtttaattaatttagaaatattcATTACACTTTAGTGCAGACTAGCTAAGAAATATTATATCTCCATTTTTGAATCCCTGAGAGTTTATgcatgtgtacatatatatatatatatatatatatattagtcgAGCAATTTATAAAgactaaattaaatatcatttttccctcaataaaattgaaaaattaaagaaataaaaatgttgCAATATCTGTAAACATAAAAAAGAACATTATACACTACAAAAGtgtaatacaaataaaatgtaaaagtaTCCGTAAACAAAAATTAACCTAAAATGTTACAAAACTGTTGCAATCTGTaaacaaaaattgtaaaaagTATTCCCATTTTTCAGCATTCccattttaaaagatttaaatcagAACccatattttagaatttatctttaattaatctgttttttttttttttttaatattatgccACTCAATGTAATGGTAAAAAGTAAGAACAAGTAAAACTCACCAAGATTCCAATTTAACATCTTGAGATCACTAACACTACTAACCAACTAGTAACCTAGGTTGCACTTAAAATTAACCTTATCCTCTACTACTAAGAATTTTGGTGCGTGTTGATGAATAATATGCCAAGCCAgctacagagagagagagagagagagagagagagagtaccctGAAGTCATTGTTAATGGCCATGCCGACGGTACAAACAAGAGTGGCAAAGAAACACATGACCACCTGAATTTCCAACACCAGCGTGTAGGTCACGGCCTGCTTCGCCTTCTTGTACGTCAGCTCCACCATCGGCAGAATCAGCCCGGACAACGCCGACGCGGCCACCGTCATCGCGAACCCCATGGAGTAGTCCTTGTTCGACTCACCCTTCGGCCTATCGCCGCTCGTGTGCAGAGCCAAAACTCCGGCACTGATGGTCAGCAACACGATGGTGTTCACGGTGAACGACGTGAACTTCTGCTTCACCAGGAGGAAGGCGAAGAGCGCCGTGAAGCCCAGCTGGGAGGCGATGATCAGCGACGAAGTGGACACCGGGAGCTTCGCCAGACCGTGGGCGTAGAGGTAGTCGTCGAAGCCGGTGAGGACGCCGATGACGGCGGCCGCCCAGAAGATGGGGGGCTTGATGAGGACGGCGGTGGCGGCCAAGCCTTGCATGCGGCGGCGTTGGAGGTAGGCGGCAAGAAGGGGGATGAAATTGATGGGCCAGCCGCCGGTTTCGAGCCAGCTGGAGAGCCAGATTCGAGCGCCGCCGTGGAGGAAGTAGAGGCGCATGATGAGAGGGCCGCCGCAGGTTCCTACGGCGAGGAGGATGACGTTGAGTAGGAGGAAAACTCTTCTCATCTTCCTGCTGAGGCCTTGATCCATCCCCATAATTAGTGTATAATTAGTTAACAAGAAGAACAATTAAGATGCAAAGGTAAAGCTGGCAGAAtgcacgaagaagaagaagaagaagaagaagaagaagaagaaggaggaggctTAATTTAATGGATAATGCTATATGGACGAATGCCGCAGCGCATGGGTTGACAAACCTAAATTATCGTGAGATTTTAATGTTAAAATCTTGCGATAAcctgattttaattttgagttattttatAGTTGTCCGCCCATTTTCAAATCcacaatctctctcttttctctcaaaacCATCCGCTCACTGTGTCTCTAtcccactctttctctctcaaaaccacccCCCTCAAACCCAAtatctctcaaacccacccAGTGGGTGCAGCGTTTGCCCCCCACACTGTTCTCACACCTCCATCACTGTCAACCCCGCCACTGCTGCTCGCACCGCCGTCACCCAAAGATGGCTCCACCGTTGTCTCCCTCGCCAACATCGCCCGCCATCGCCCCCCTGCTCACATAGCCATCTGCCTTACCAACACTGCAAACACCGCCGACCAttgccatcgccatcgccatcgccatcgccgtCGCCATCACCCCCCACCGACCACTGACCACCGTCGCCTTCCCTCACACAGCTTCTCGCACAACCTTGCCCAAAGATGGCTCCACTGCCGTCTCCCTCACCAACACCGCTCGCCGTCGCCCCCTGCTCGCATAGTCGTCTCCCCTGCCAACACTACAAACACCCACTGCCCGTCATCGCCATCGTCGTCACCCCCCACCGACCACTGACCACCGTCGCCCGCCCCCCACACCACCTCTCGCATCGCCTCGCCCCCCTGCCCCGGCCACTCGAACTGCCCAAACTTCACCCACTCTCtctgttatgtttttttttttatttaagaaatgtaattttaatacaaaataagagatgattttaatatataattgatgCTGTTGCAATAAGTTGGAAAGTGAacttaaatgagaaaataaattatttaattacttgtgtgattttattatatatattaatattaacatttttaataaCAACCATCAAGATTGCTGTTGTTAAAACTGattgtaaaataataagaaaaaaattgttgttatatttaatagtaaaataataaaaacatatatctaattatattagatttgatcttaaaaatattaattttactctaatcttattttacactgatttaagtaattttatcaagttataattttactccaatcttattttacactACTCCAATTTTATCAAGTAATTTTACTCCAATctgatttaagtaaaatattaatcttattttacacaaatattataattttataagtaaataatttaaattaagtaatttaattaataccctcaaattgaagaaaaattaataacagaGCATGAAATAAGCGaaaataacacaagcaatattttttactcaattgtCAAATATAAAAtcgaaataaattatgttatttcataatttaaaataaattatattttttaatttttatttcaacagttaaatcaccataaaaaaaaagagatgcaAAAAAACCAAtagcaaaaaaacaaaaatatataaatatatataaatgtatatatgtatatgtaaaaaattaaaaatatttataaatgtataCATAAACGTTATTTTTACAGTCACGATAGGGGCCTGACGGTGGCGGTCCGAGCAACGCGGGGGGTCGACGACAGGCGACGATGAAGGGGCCATCCTTGGGCGACGGCAGTGCAAAAGCGGTGTGTTGGGAGAGGACATTGCAACTCGCAGGGGTTTGAAAGAGAGAATGGAGTGAAAGTGAGAGAGTGGGAGCTGACAGTAAAAGAGATAGTGAGAGCTGAGGGTTAAACTTGTAATTTTGGATAAAgggttaaattgtaatttaaacgGGTTTGTCAACCCGTGCGTCACCGCGTTCGTTCGTCTAGCATTATCctaatttaatttctctatCCCCCTAGCTCTGGCTATGGAACTTCTCTGCGGCTTCAAGTTAAAAATTGTTAAGACATGTAGGATCTAATGTTTAGGAGCGTTTGCCTTACCCTTTTTTTTAGAGGGCTTTTAAGTCTTTCTCTTAAAGGTTTTGTAGAGTTTTAAAATTGGctttaaattgataatatatttgaataaatttgttttaaattatcatttatatagttatgtatttaatttaaaaaatctaataaaattatcagaacttaacaaaaagactaaaaatgatatattattgaataatataaataaaatttataaaagtattaatttttaataaaaataaattataaattgatgtttaattaataaattttttacctTAAATgtcaataaattatatataattattaaaaatatattaatacaatactttatatttaaattaagatttattttataaaaatattaaatatatatgttgatatatatatatatataaacacatagaGAATGGTAGGGGATGGAGGAGGTGACGATGAAGGCAATGACCGTGATGGAGATGGGGTCAGTGGCGATGGCGATGAGGTGGCAATGACAATGGAAGAAGATGGAGGCGACGATGATGGGGATGGGGTTGGAGGTGGCGGCGGCCatgaaggagatggagatggtGATGAGAAGGAGATGGGGGAAGGGTAAAGAGAGTTTTGAGAAATATGGAGagagaaaagataaaagaagaagaaagagatgcaTAGGGTTGGAAATATGATAATTGTTGGAgggcaaaatcataaaatatttggttaACTAAATAAACTATGTACAGTGTTTTGAGAAAAActagggggagggggggaggggggagttGTTCTAAAACGTtgtcaaataatatttaaactcTTTAAGAGGGTGTTTGGTTTAGCGTTTTTTAAGATGACTTATAAGCTTTTCTACTTAAAATCTAGGTAAAGCTTTTAAGTTAGCTAgtatttaagttgataatgtgtttgaataaatgtattttaagctgacatttatatatttatgtgtttagtttaaaaaatctaataaCTTATCagaacttaacaaaaaaaactaaaatggaTATGTTGcttaataatacaaataaaatttataaaaatactaatttttaataaaaataaattataaatttatgtccaactaagaaaaattttactattagatgttgataaattatatataattatcaaaaaatatattaatacaatattttatgtttaaatttaggtttaattcataaaaatgttaaatatattaatacaatagatattaatatatatatatatacagagaaaaAGGCAACGATGGAGGCGATACTGCTGCAATGGAAGCAGGAGACGGCAATAGAGGTGACAAAGGAGGAGATAGAGGCGACAAAGGAGGAGATAGAGGCGACGATGATGGGTTGAAGGTGGCAATGCTACGATGGAAACTAGAGGTGACAATGGGTTGGAAAATTTTTAAAGGCAAAAAGAGTTGGAAATATTAGAGTTCTTGTAAGGTAAAATCGTAAAACATTTGGTCAACGAAATAAGCTGGTAACAATGTTTTGAGAAAAGTTGGGAGGGGGAGATTTTCTAAAACTCTATTAAAATAGCATTTAAGTTCGGTAGCATTTAAcctcattaatttttaataaacgTGTAACTAAATAATCTATAGAACATTTAACCTGAAGGGGCAGCTTATAAGTGTTAGTgatgtgccctaatgctagagtTGTGTAATACCCCGTGTTTTCAAGTGGTTGTCACGTAAATTAAACGAGTTCgtaatattgaaaaattggtttaatagtaaaataaattatcaaatcaaCGGTAGGGAGTGTCATGAAACTTAGATGTCTAGAAAAGGGTATGGCATCAATGAGTGTCtcaagacgagatttatgaaGTAGAAAGCAATCGGAATAAAGATAGTTCCCGATACAGCTAAGCTATAGCCTAAAAGACCAAATGATGGTAAAGGGTTTTCGAAAAATTCAAGGAACCCTGAGGaggctctaattttgtgaatagaaCAATTCTTAAGTGGTTAcgaaatgaaacaaaagggtttgcgatcgaaacatgcatttatggcctaagtgtaattttgattCTAGTTGAAAAAtggttgaaaatgatatttttgtaaatttgttgGGCTAATTGAGAAGCATGGGACTTAGGGGTTCAAGtggtaaaaatatcaaagttttaggacttgaaataaaggcaaaaatggCATTGGGAAGAaacttggggtattagcgtaacaAATCACCTTAGATTTCAAAACTCATTCCAATatggctttggatttcaaacaacATTCCATTATAGATTTGGATTTCAAACAACATTCCATTATAGCTTTGGATCACTTTGGAGTTGAAACCTTAATTAAATCAAGTCTAGGGACAAGTGGCAATGCGTGATTGACCcgaaaaatctataaataaggccatGAGGTTGCTCACAAACCATTCCAAGTGAATTTGAGGACTGAGGGATTCTAaggtgagaatcttattcttgAGAGAGGAGGAAATTCTACAAAAAAGAATGAAAGGAATCAGAGGAAAAGCAAAGGAGAACGGGCCTCGTCGGAGTTTTGGGTCTTCGCCAAAATTCGTCCCAAACAATCAGAAAAACGGTGAGATAAGTTCGATTTTTTGTAATATTCCTAAAGAGGGGGAAGAGAAGGACCTGTAGATTCGAACGGGGGAtcgaattggagttaaaatgagggagttatagccgaaatacgaaaactgCATAAAGTTCTCCAAAATATAAGGGTGACGAATGTAATACATGCGCCAGGAAGGGGTTGCACTTGAAGGCGCATGGGCAAACTTCCTAGGGCACATGAGGGCGCATGTGGGGTCCCCTTGCCTTGAAATTTTGTAGTTATGTCCCTCATTTAATgtccttcaaccctatgtagaAAAATTAGGGGTTTGATTTATTGGAACTTGTGTTTTTTGCAGAAACCTAGGTTTGCTGGCCGTGAACAATAACTTCCAGAggtaaaccttcaaggtgaggCTCCTATACTCTAAACCCTATTTTTCTCTTATGTGAGAgttctattgcatgaaacgtgttttgtgtaaAAACTCttgtatttaaattcctatTGTCTTTTTACGTGAAATCGTGTGGCATAttcaaaatgtgtttttttgaaaaatatatgctgttagCTTTCAAACTATTGCATTCATAAAGTCCGTGTGGCTATACTGTTGTACATATCTATTGTTGCCTGAAGAAAAAAGTCTGGATATCCCTCGAGATGTGCTATGCGTGCATCGTGAGAAAGTTCTTGTGAGGAAGACTGTAAGTCTAAAGGATAACAGATGTAGTGTtgtgcatgagttctatgaggttgggccgaggtgacatggttagagACCTCTCGTGAGGCGCTATGCACGCGCCATTGAGAAAACTCTCGTTAGAGGAGGCTAACATGTTCATGAGGCACTTCGAAATAGTCCTCGTTGttcatgcatgtatataaattgttttggagttctcactaaaagattcatcttctaattgaattgtgtctctggaatattcaaacgttctaggttctACAAGCAGCTTTAAGGGAAATGAGATAGTTGAAGAATAAACTCATTTCGTTGAATGTAGCATGTTTTAGCATATCTTTAAGTATTTTAGTTGATGCAAATCTTAGTATGTTTTCGATCATGTTTGAGATGTTCGGTTATCGTTTTCGagagatgatatccatgtaatttattttgtagatgTCTTGAACAGTTtctcatatgataaataaagtgttatagttatgtaccatatcaggttcgatctagtttTTGCATTTGTAATTATAACACCTGTCATAGCTATTTGATCGTTGGGTTTGATAGGCTGAGAAAgtgaaattaagatttttagGAATTGTATGTTGTACATCAGTGGATGTGgcgtggaaaaaaaaaattcccgaaatcctaagttataacatgcctaGGAAATCAGGGGTGTTACAATTTGAATGATGTATAGCGTGTGTAATATAACTACATCtgatgtatatattttataaaaagacaagttttatcatcattcattactCTTCACTTTTATTGTATGAATGAGTTTTTGGATTTCCGTTTTGAGagttatattcttaaatttgttaagaatatgtgataagACTTTCTAGTAacgatattttttaaatattcctAATCCTTAGATTAAGCCGATGGAGACTTTAATTCATCGAGTATGGACTGATACGATGTTTACTACCTTGGTTAATAATGGTTAAGGGTGGTaagtcacataccatatgacATGAGGTTGTCTTTAGTAAATtcgtgggtggttgttggagaacaacgtACTCAATGTAACACTGATAATTGATCACATGGTATTTTGAATAATGATATTGTCATCAAGTTGCAATTGTGTAATTGATTCTTTGATTTGAGCTGACATAGTTGTCTTGTGTATTAGTATGTGAGATTTACTAATGTGTTGAACCATTCAATTGCGAGATGGAGATGCTCATTTATGTGGTTCCATATTGTTAGTGCACAGGGATAGGATCTATCACATTTATTTTAGTGAGGcgaacgtcctatgtgatctattgTTAGTATAATAGGAAAGTCCTTGGTTAAGataatatgattaattaggAAAGTGTTTCCTAATATGTCATCTAATCATACTGATAAGATTtgacacatagttattgagtttgtgagtttataaTACCACGACTCTCGCTTGGTCAGGATGTTGAGTGAGAAAAGGGTTATATTACACAGTAATCATCAATTGTAATAGGCTCACTTTGAGTTTGACTCCATTGCCTTATATATTGTGCTGGGTAGTTGCTAGGTGATTCCCAAGACTTTTCAGAATGTTGCCAGAACATGGAAAGATTATCGTGGAGGGTCGAGGTGATTTGACCAACGTTAAAAGGGTTTTACTATTATTTGTCTGCTATTAGGCAGTTAATTTAGAAAGTTACACACCATATAGTATAACATCTGGTATTGGCATTATGCACATGTCATGTCTCGATTATCATTAATAGTTGATGGTGGTTTTTgatatgtcattaagtgttaatgaagCAGTTCATTAAAACTTAGTGAATCGGTTGCAATATCTTTGGAAACAACACTAACAACTGACTGGTTTAGTTGAAGCAATCGACTTCCTCGACAGTGGACTGGCTTGAGGAAGAGAGTCGGCTCCTAGTGGCCCCTCAGCCAAATGTAGTGCCTTACACGTGGCACGAAATTGGAGGGTAAGGGTGGCAAAATTGGAAACTTCTGTAATTGGTTTCTTAAGGCAGAGAATCGAGAGGAATTAATAGAGGTTGCTTTggcttcttttctttgtttttcctttacttttgcttttgataattttacAATACTATGTAATTGTTACGTGAAAAATTTTTAGATAGTCGAAGGGAGACAGACTGGCGCAAGTGAATCAACTTCTTTAGGCTAGAACAAGATGAGGATTGCGATGTGGTAAAAGATATCTTGCTAGCTGTGGACGGATTAGGCCTTCCATGCAGTGAAGAGGATTTGGTCTCAGTGTAGAAACAGTTTTTATACTCACATGATATTGAGCTATAGGTATactatttattgtatttcatatgaTGAAATATCATATTGCTTAAATACTGAAATTATGTATGGTAGGTGTATTTGTTACTTTCGTTGCGtatgtttgatatttaaaatttttaaatttcacctACACCATCATATGTCAATTCCAACAATAAGCGGTTAAATTGCTAAACCAAACatcttctaaattttaataaacgtgtaactaaataatttatacaacATTTAAGTTTCACTAACATTTATAAGTAGTCAAACCCCACACCCAAACACCCTATTAATTGTAGACGTTAGTCGTTGTCCCCACTCTCCCTACGTACCCTCAGTTATGCATGAGGACTCATGGTCATGGTTAGGGTAACTCCTACTTACATCGATTATGATcccatttataaatttaaaagtaaaaattaactAACCAACCCAATTAAAATTAGATTGATTGGTTGGTTGGTTAGTTTAGCAAAGTATTGTTGGACAATTTGGTATATTCACATGTTCAAATTAATAAATgagtgaataaaaaattatttgagttatgtgtaatataatatataatttatattattataaaaagtaaaaaaaatacaaaaagtgcaTTATGCATTGAATTATGAGGGTACACTATACATATACTATATGAGGCAATTGATTGAGATTAATAATGCAGAATACTgtacaaattattattttaattattaatatatagatatagatatatatatgaaagggcctactttattatatattataaagatattatatatatatatataaaattgaggGAGGCAGCAAAGCCTCCATGGCTTCTCCCTTATAGCCGCCTCCccatcttttctttcttcattttctcttcttcattctctataaatagatggcTTCCTccactgaaaaaaaaaaataggagaatttacaataaaattattttctaaaatttttcgtACCTTTTCAGTTTTAATAGTGTTCAACTAATGTTCTAGTTTGCTGTTAGACTCTGAAGTTTGTGTTAATTTCTCAGTCTATAAACCGTTGTAGGACAACTATGTCCCCATCTCTCCTAAACTTCATTGGGACCTAACAAAATTCTGCCAATTCCTTCCAGCCTTACTCAAataggggggaggggggaggctCGGGTCATGCGGCAATGCAAGCTGAAAAACGGTTGCTTAAAAATGCTAGCGCGCATTTTATGAATAACATAGAAAGTCAAGGCTTGGAAGCAAGCTACTAGCGCCTATCGACGAGAACTAGGCTGGCTTGGTTAGTAGTGCTCGCTTATTCTGTCTCGCCCGCCTGCCGGCCCATGAATTCCTCAGAGCGGGCCGGCCGGTCGGGCGGACGGGGACCATCGAAGAAGTGCCTCAACGCGCCACAACTACTACTTTGACTCCTTTTGCAATTATGAACTCCACGGAACTTTCTTGATTCCAACGCAACTTATCCTTTTGGAGCTGACATAACAAACTACGCGAGCCTCCCAACGAAGCCAGCATAAATCctatacaaataaaaaagaagaaaaggcaaTTTCATTATGGTGGTATACCAGCCACCTGTTCTGGAACTTCCAATTCCAATTGAAGCATATAGATCCGTAAATGGATTTGTATGTATAGCCACTTTAGTCGTACTCGTCGTTTCTCgaaagtattttttttctgGGAACATGGCTAGCCATAAATTATTATGTTCGCAATTCTTCATCCATGGATGAAGAAAATGCTCTAGTTTTCCATTCTCATATGAGGTCGGAAAGTTTATTGGCAATAGGTTAGCATGAAGTGATTCATCATGCTCAAACATGAGCCGCTCGTTTGTTAAGGACGATTTATAGATCATCAAGTTCCCACAAATGGAATGAAAAGTGGGTCCACGTAAATGATCGAGACCTCGCAAACAACAACGCTCCTTCCCCATATGGAGTTCGGAACCCAAAGGCAATCGTTGAGTGAACTGTATCTTCTTTGTGTTAGTTGACCTAAGCCGCACTCTTACTGCTGGGGTGGGGCTCGGCCTCCGAACCGTACATAAGACAAGTTTCTGTCTCATAGAGCTCGGGTCGAAGACCAAGGGAAGTTTAGGAGAGATGGGGAGACCCAGCAGTTGCCGGTCGGTGAAATGAATCTGTTTTAGGACAACTGTGTTACACATGTCTcgattttatcatttctttatatattattgtacttttaattttttttatacagtattat from Diospyros lotus cultivar Yz01 chromosome 4, ASM1463336v1, whole genome shotgun sequence includes the following:
- the LOC127800055 gene encoding purine permease 3-like, whose protein sequence is MGMDQGLSRKMRRVFLLLNVILLAVGTCGGPLIMRLYFLHGGARIWLSSWLETGGWPINFIPLLAAYLQRRRMQGLAATAVLIKPPIFWAAAVIGVLTGFDDYLYAHGLAKLPVSTSSLIIASQLGFTALFAFLLVKQKFTSFTVNTIVLLTISAGVLALHTSGDRPKGESNKDYSMGFAMTVAASALSGLILPMVELTYKKAKQAVTYTLVLEIQVVMCFFATLVCTVGMAINNDFRAIPREAREFELGETKYYVVLFFNGIFWQCFFLGAIGVIFFGSSLLSAILIASLLPVTEVLAVIFYKEKFHAEKGVSLVLSLWGFVSYFFGQIKHGKHKSTETQPLETEMPQSTVASIP
- the LOC127799684 gene encoding LOW QUALITY PROTEIN: cytochrome c biogenesis CcmF C-terminal-like mitochondrial protein (The sequence of the model RefSeq protein was modified relative to this genomic sequence to represent the inferred CDS: deleted 1 base in 1 codon), with product MCNTVVLKQIHFTDRQLLGLPISPKLPLVFDPSSMRQKLVLCTVRRPSPTPAVRVRLRSTNTKKIQFTQRLPLGSELHMGKERCCLRGLDHLRGPTFHSICGNLMIYKSSLTNERLMFEHDESLHANLLPINFPTSYENGKLEHFLHPWMKNCEHNNLWLAMFPEKKYFRETTSTTKVAIHTNPFTDLYASIGIGSSRTGGWYTTIMKLPFLFFICIGFMLASLGGSRSLLCQLQKDKLRWNQESSVEFIIAKGVKVVVVAR